A window of Deltaproteobacteria bacterium CG2_30_66_27 genomic DNA:
CGGCGAAATGGGTTGTGAGGATCGTTTCCATCGCTCCCGTCATCCTTACGGCAATCGGTCGAGAATCGCGTCGATCGACGCTTCCGTCAGGTTCTCGTAGTAGTCGTCGTTCACCTGCATCACGGGCGCCGTCCCGCAGGAACCGAGGCACTCCGCCAGCGAGAGGGTGAACTTCCCGTCCGGCGTCGTCCCGCCCGGCTTCACCCCGAGCTTCATCGCCACGTGCTCGATCAGGTGCTCGGCCCCGAGCAGCGAGCAGGAGATGTTCCGGCAGACCTGCACGTGGTACTTCCCCACGGGCTTCCGGTCGTACATGGTGTAGAAGGTGGCGATCCCCTCGATCCGCGCCGGGGAAACTCCCAGGAGCCCCGCGACGTAGACGACCGCCTCGTCGGAGACGTACCCGAACTCCTTCTGCGCCAGGTGGAGGGTCGGCAGGATCACCGCCTCCTTGTCGGGATAGCGGGTGAGCAGCCGCTCGAACTCCGCCGTGGCCGTGTCGGAGAAGACGACGCTCATCGGTCGAGCTCTCCCGCGACGATGTTGACGCTTCCCAGCGTGGCGATGAGATCCGCGATCATCTGGCCCTTCA
This region includes:
- a CDS encoding NAD(P)H-dependent oxidoreductase subunit E — protein: MSVVFSDTATAEFERLLTRYPDKEAVILPTLHLAQKEFGYVSDEAVVYVAGLLGVSPARIEGIATFYTMYDRKPVGKYHVQVCRNISCSLLGAEHLIEHVAMKLGVKPGGTTPDGKFTLSLAECLGSCGTAPVMQVNDDYYENLTEASIDAILDRLP